Below is a genomic region from Dioscorea cayenensis subsp. rotundata cultivar TDr96_F1 chromosome 14, TDr96_F1_v2_PseudoChromosome.rev07_lg8_w22 25.fasta, whole genome shotgun sequence.
tcaTTTGTGGTGTTGATGACACTTTATGTGTTCTTCTTTTTGCCGGAGACCAAGAATGTGCCAATAGAAGAAATGCATTTAGCTTGGAAGAAGCACTGGTTTTGGAGGAAGTATCTACCTGATGATCAAGATGTTGGTTATAGTATGAGATCCATggcttgaattttattttattttattttctagttttttatttgtttttgtttaataagtTTAAGGTAGAATAACTATGAGccaattttgtttggttttttttaaaaataagtttagTATTGAATAATTGTGAGCTTATTTTGTTTGAAGAGTTGTTATTTCTTGGTAAGTTTTTggttgaacatttttttttaataaaaacaacaaacacataTTAGTATCTCTATCGCATGTGAGTGTGCCTGCTCAAAGAGAGTGCGTGCTTGAGTTAATATCTCGAACGAGCCCTCACCTCGTGGACGTGTGAGGGAGGGTGCAGCATCGCCCGTGAGTTAATTCTTTCCACGAGGTCATTTTGCACGCCACACAAAGGACCCATATCAATGTCTCTAACCATTTGAACCAAATGATTTTGACAGTGAACAATTGAGAGTTGATTTTATttggaaagttttttttttttctcacataAGTATATGTAGTTGAATGATTGAGAGTTATTTTgactagtttttatttaatttaagtaATTTGATGTAATTCTTGTAGATGTGTATATATGCACACTTTGctttataattaaatgaagggcaatttttttaattattttatctatttatttatttgtcgtAATATGATTAATTTCCTTGGAATCAAGAGATTTTTTCTTTAggttatcttttcttttcttttaattttattgattttttttcatttactacTTAATTTGAGTAATTTAATTGGTTCGTAAATTTCTAGTTGTGTTATCATTGATAATGAAAATATTGATTACAACATGAAATCTATGGCttgatttttattcattatttatttatttatttaattaggtTGGAATAGAGAATAACTTTAggtagtttttttaaaaaaaataaattacttgtAAATATAGCTGATTTATGTGATAGATGGCACACACATACTATACAAAAAACTTCtaaataattaagataaaaattaagaaaaaataaagaattttattagtatgaaaattttagaagttACAAAGTCTCCAATAATACAGAGAAAACCATAACCCTCTCTTTTATAaacatgagagagagagagagagagagagagagttcttTTCATCAATCAGCCACGAtgtttgacttttccatttttatAACTTTTGAGAGATGGAGAATATAACTTTTCCCATATAAGACCCACGCCAGGACTCAATGGATAGTGAATGAATAGTACATGGCTCGGGTTGCTTATTCAATGCTAAGGTGTCTTACCACCATAAAGATACTAGTGTTGGCAAATTATACAATCCAATAAGAagtttaccttttttttttaaatgatggtttggtgaaaaatctttaaaattgtAACAGATTAGAATTATATTGTTCGTTTAGTAATTTTACCTGTTCCTTTTCAATATAGTTTGATGGAAAAATCTAAAAAGGcgataaattgtaaaaaaaaaaaaaaattgaaattacatgGTTGAATGAGTAATTTTACCaaatttttagaattaaaattacAAGCTTCAATACGTATCCTTTTCAATCCCAATTTGATAGAAAAGTCTAAAAATAACCTAAATTAAGGAATACTTTATCAGTTCATTCATTATTCACCAGTGAGAGGAGCTGTATTCTCCACTCCTCTAGAGTTATAAGATAGATGTGATTTACCATTACAAATTTGTGATTATTGATATATCATCTTGTGTGCATATGACATGTCCTAATTACCAGACATGCTAGTCCGGTCAAGTGTCAACACggtaaatttttaaatgtcaTTAAGCCATTATATCTAGTGTACCACCATACTTATTTGTCCCTTTGAttcgtcaaaaaaaaaattataaggaatTAAAATTACTTGGTTCGGTCACtaattttttactaaaaaaaaatctttaaaaaagaTCTAAATtgtaaacaattaaaattacaCGGGTCAGTCAGTAATTTTCCTTATCCTTTTTTAACAACCATGGTTCAATCAGTAATTTTACccctttctttatatatatatatatatagagagagagagagagagagagagagagagagagagagatggaggaGAAGCAAGGGAAGGAGGCCATGGAGGCCATGGAAGAGGAACCAGAGGCCATGGATCATCAGGAGCTAGGTATGAGCATGCCCCAAACTCCAATCActattgttcttttgttttgagaaataGGTATTTCAAATTTCTCTTTATGGATGTTTGATTCCCTCCCAAAAGAAAAGGATTGATTTTAGCTCAAACCCTAATAGATTAATCAGAGTAGAAACTTaggagtgattttttttttcctctttataATTCAAGCCTGTTCTTGATTTTTAGCAATAGATTGTTTTTTGAAACAATTATTTAATGATTATGTTTGGATAATTAGCACTCATATAGTGTGTATGAGAAGAATTATCTGAAAAATGAATCCAATGAACCTAATAGATTAATCAGAGTGGAGACTTGTGCATTAGTTTTCCTCTGGAATTCAAGCATGTTTGTGATTTTTAACAAAAAGATTGAATTTTGAACAATTATTTAAGCATTCTCATCCACCATGAATTTGTTTGGTCAACATAAACTCATAGGATTAGTGTGAGAAGAATTATCTGAAAAAGATGCCTGTTTGGCAAGGTCTCCACTTTGGATAATGCTGAATATTTTAGTGAACTGATTACCATGGGATGCTGTAGAATTTGCCATTAGTCCAGCCGGCAAGCACTTGGATTCAGATGTAGCGAATGGTTAACATGTGATGTTTTATTGTTAAGATTCATGGTTGTCTAAAATTTAAATGAGACTTGGTGGAAACTGGAAAGTGTGTTTGCAAGTGTTTTAGCGAACAATTATCTACAGAAAACACACATGCGGGCACATCATCGGAAGAACAACGAAGAGATTATGTGCCAATAGTCACAGTTTCCATTAAAACActcttaagatatatatatatatatatatatatatatatatatatatatatatatatcaggtgTAGAAATAGGCAGACATTTTTCTTTGGGAACTGATTGCTATCTTATTAGTTTCAGCCATCATAGCTAATCAACATATAGAAACCATTCCCACTGGTCATTGGAATTTCTTTGAATATGTTTTGGATTTACTTGAGAATTAAGATAATCATGGCTTCCCTGTATTGATTAAagtaatgttattattattctgAATAATTAGTGTCCTTGTCCTCTAAACATGGCTATGTTTTGGCAGTGACAAAAGGAACAATTTTCACTATAGAGTGCACCTGATCTGATTTTATATCTTAACAGGCATAAGTTTATGTTAGTCATTGTtccttatgattttttatattataataatgtttgattttgattggaCTGTACATTacataattgaattaaattgcTAAATATTGGCATTCTGGCACCTCTCGGTATATTAATCATGCTTTTGTTATTTGACTTAAAAAAATTCAGTTTAACATTTTTGTGATAAAATTGTTTATAGTGAGTGAATCATgagaaaaaacaattattagaacatctgtttattattttttgtggattgagtatgaattgatttttcttttttatgtatGTGAGTTAGCTATATCTTTGAAATTTATGCTTTAATTATAGTCATCGTTTCTTAATTAAAGTTAATATTGTTAGCTTTGGTATAGTCTATGTTAGCAATAAGAAGAGATGAAAAGGGAACTAACAAGTTTGTTAATCATGCACTAATATATTGATAATGGAATAAGCACTTAGTGGGACAAACTTTTCACATTCCATGGGTTGGTAAAAATACTACCACACATTCACACTAGACACACAAGATTCTCACACCCAAAGTTTGCACACATGGTGCTTTATATGGGGTCATAGACCACATAAATCAGGTCCTACGAAGACTTAAATTGACTAATCCTACTCGACTTTGAGTACATAACTACTCAAACAATAACCTATTCTAACTCAAATTAATCTTTTAATAACTAGATAATTATGAGCTTGTGTTTATTATAAACTCTAACGGTCTGAATGTGAAGCATTTTGATTAAGGAGTTGGCTTTATTtgcaattgattaattatcaggGTTCCAAGCGATTGacttttttcttaataattttaaatgtgccCTAGGACATGGTTATGTTTGTTACACGGGAGAATTTCCATGTAGTTTGAAAAAATTATCTCAAGTTCTGCTTACATCCTTCATGCTATAATAACTAATGGTCTAACATATACTAATTAGTAAATTTAGATTTGTTACATTCATTTGGATTCAGCTAAAGTGTGAGTCGAATCAATGTGGTATATGTTTGACTTGCATTTTGCATGATAATGGAACCAGTACAACTAGATTGATTACAATGTGGTTAGTTAATCTAGTAAGTCAAATTTGAATATAGGCTAGTGTCTTTTTTCTTGCCAAATTAAGTGTATAGGTTGTATCAAAGTCAAGGTAATGTGTGTTTGGCTCGTCTAACATTTCAGGCACTGTTGCCTCTTTACAGGCATACTATTCAATCAGACACAGGTTTTGACCCTATTTGGAGTTTATGCCCTTATTTCAAAAGGAAGAAGCTCAAATCAGCTTTATTGTAAAAATCCATGGGTTAAACCCAATTAATCAACAAGATGAGCAAGGAAATAAGTGGGCTTTGTTATGTCTTGGTGCTTTTGTTGACAACCAGTCATGTTACGCTGTTGAAGTAATTTATGTATGCCTAACttgttttctaaattttttagttATTCACTTACATTCCAACTTTTCACGTTAGCTTTTGGTTTAACACATATTTcttaatcaatttatttttgccatctttattttcaaaattagctTGTCAACTCTAATATCTATGTTCCTTTTCACATCGAACCCTTTGGTTATTCTTTAGTTTCAAGTGATGATGAAATAGACTACTCAATCGAACCCGAGTTCTATGATCCAAATCTCGATGAAAAAGATGAGGTATGGGTGCGTAAGCAAAGGAAAGGACATGGTTCTGATGCTGTACTCAGTTGCCCTGCTTGTTTCACCACCCTTTGTCTGGATTGCCAAAGGTATGCATGCAGCATGGTCAATTTAATTTCTCATGCTAGGAACATGTTATTTAAGTTTGTCTATATACTAGTATTGGATAACGAGCTACATGAAAACTCATTTTCACTCAATGTTGGGTATCATCTTTGATCATCTAAATAGAGTATTaacttgttttgttgttttcatcTTATGATAGAAATTTGAATACGTATGATCCACAATTTTGTGTTAAATATTGTTCTCTATCTTATGCTTAGGTTTACAATAGTCATCAAACATCTCAAATGAAGTcattttaatatcataaataccTTCTACAAAGTTATAGAGCTTCTGTTTTAATGTTCTACAGACAGTAATGTCTGAATATATTATTCAGACTTCATGCTTTGTTTCTAATTCTATTTCAATTCCGTTTTATGTTTCGTGAACTCTTACCAGCAATTATGTTTGAATCTTTGGTTAAATCTTCATCCCACTCTTCGTAGGCACGAGAAATACTTGACACAGTACAGAGCCATGTTTGTCATGAACTGTAAGATCAAGATGGACAAGATGCTGCCACAGGAAAAACGAAAGCCAAAGAAATTGAAAAGCGACACAAAATCCGGCAGTAAGCCTCGAGGAAACACCGAAACTGATGAAATTTATCATCCAGTTTGCTGCTCAGTGTGCTCAACTGAGGTTGGAGTCTTCGATGAAAATGAAATCTATCATTTCTTCAATGTTCTTCCTAGTTACTCATGAACTGTTGTTTGCTAGATACTGAACTTcagaagaaaaataaactttGTGAGATGTTTTTGTCATTTGGTCTTTTTACATATACACCCCTGCAAGTTCCGAAATTGCACATTTTTCTTTGGTTAGAGTCTCTTGAAaagtttgacatttttttttgtatatatagtGCCACCAAACATTGAACATTtcatgagatatatatataggctgCGTCATCTGCGAATGTTCTACGAGCATTCGTAAATTCATCTGTTGTCCAATTCAAATCCAATAGGTTTGATTTTATATACACAGTAACTTTTATAAACAATACTAATGTTATTGTGTACAGTAACTAATCCGTCACAATTGTTCAATTTCATTTCTACTAGTGTATCTAGATAGAAGTTATAAAATAATCCAAACACTAACCTACAACTTGTTTCATCTCTATCTCTTTATCACTACTATTGTTTTcaactatttataaatagtagcacgttgaaaaaaatgatattcaCATTAACTGTGATTTGCACTGTCAATTCATGTTTGTAATATTATCACAATTAATCACAGCTGTCCAATCTCATTGACAGAAATGGAAAAACCCAAACTTCCATCCACTACCCTTTTTGTCTTTATCTCTCTCTATCATTGTCACTGTTCCCAACTGCGAGTTCGTATttacttataataatttatgaaaatatttatttatataagtattatatttatacatctATGAAGAGATcttttaaagtttattttcaAGATTTAGGAGAATAACCTCTACTTGTAATTTCAAGGTTTGCAGTGatatacatgtaaaaaaaaaaccatatatatatattgatgatgatgatgatggtgactTTGAAGAGAAGGATCCAATCATGCAAATTCATGttcatatttatcttttatgaatattattatgttatcatGAAAAGTTTGAACTCCCTCTCACATTCAATCATACAAATATACTTATTCTCATTTTTATCATCATGTTTTTGAAAAGTTTCTACTTCAACTTTTGTCCTAATTTATTCATTAGTTCAAATtgtattaattgaattaatatattttggCTTATTGATATCGGGTGTTTGTGTTTTTACTCAGAAAACATATTTGAATCTTAGCTGTCACATATGAAAGCACATGTAAATTGAGATATTAATTCCTCATTTATACACGTCCCTGACATGACTTGCccactttattttaaaaaattaatatgttaatattaattaataattaatcataatttagTATTTTAACTGATTAAGTTTAATTATCAAatctaaatttaataattaatatcacATGTTacattataaaatcaaaatatgaaacacccttttgttttcctttcttcttggaATATTTAATACTAGTAATCAGAGAAAAGTAACAACTAGTACTCCCAaccttttcattgtttttaaaacattttttaaatttatcaaatttctaaaacatccttagatttcaaaatttttatcttaaccctaaattaaattaaacttatAAATTTACCCTTACTAGATCTTTTACCTCGGTAAGGTCAAGTATATTTTCAgtattctattaaaatattaaaaacataaaatgagattaaaaaaatcaaaaatattaataaaaaataaataaataaaccatataaattttatgatcagaatgaaaatatgtagaaagtttttagtaatttgtttacaaataataataaaatatatgaataagtTGGATCCGAATCCAATAAACTAATAAAAGTTGGAATATTTAAATCCAATATGACTATTTTTAATGAcacaattaaagtaaataatagtggtattaatttaataatagtgTTGTTGGCGTGCAATCAAACgtatctaaataaataattcatactTCTAAAGTGATAAGCATGATGCATTGATGCTTGTTAGCTTTTGATTCTTCATTATGTACTGATTTTTCCCAATTAAGCAATTCACTTGTTTCACCCTCTCTTGCCACGTCAGCAATTCCCAATAAATTGGTACaaagttaataattaataatttatttattttaaaaaaaaattaaaatcaaaaaaattaaaaataataaaaagtttttttaagaataatttaattatttattacaaCAACCCATTTTTATGTTGGTTGTCATCTTATGCCATTTTTACTGAAAGTATGTAGAGcattttttggtattttattaaaattttgacaaCAATgagtagataaaaaaaaattaaaaaaatattgaattggtttaatttgttttacaaagttaataattaataatttatttatttaaaaaaattaaaaatcaaaaaaattaaaaataataaaaagttttttgaaaaataatttaattatttattgaaagtaTGTAGAGCATTTTcggtattttattaaaattttgacaaCAATgagtagataaaaaaaatttaaaaaataaatgaaaaaaaggtgAGATTATATGATtcgaatgtatatatatatatatatatggagtttTAGTAATTTTCTAAATAGATAGAAAATGATGATTTTGAGTATGTGAGTAAGAAtgaaaccctaatattatggaATGGCATGCTTGGCATTAGCTGTACTTCAaaagtttaatttattattgacTAACTGGCCACCACCACTTTATTCACTGCCAACTCAGCATGACTTTCAAGACattgatttttgtattatttatgtttatttatttatttatttattgtggtTGATTGATAAACCACATTAATTGaagtttggaaaaaataaaaataaaaaaccaagatTCCATCCACAAACTCTAGCTTCTCctaatattaattttcttgttatattaatagatttatttattattttatttttatttttatttttatttttataatgtgcCCAAGTCACCCGACACAacgatatattttttttaagggtttAGTTCATTTAATCTAT
It encodes:
- the LOC120275314 gene encoding E2F-associated phosphoprotein — translated: MEEKQGKEAMEAMEEEPEAMDHQELVSSDDEIDYSIEPEFYDPNLDEKDEVWVRKQRKGHGSDAVLSCPACFTTLCLDCQRHEKYLTQYRAMFVMNCKIKMDKMLPQEKRKPKKLKSDTKSGSKPRGNTETDEIYHPVCCSVCSTEVGVFDENEIYHFFNVLPSYS